The region ACGAGATTTAATGATACCATGCTTTCGACATTATATCAACAGCTTATTGAGTTTATTTTAGAAAAATATTTATGTATAACTTTATCATTATCTCTATTTTAGCTGTTTACTACGTTTTTCATCTAATAAAGTCTTGGCTGCCGGCAAATAATGCCATATAATGAATCATACATAACAAAATTACAAGCGAGGTTATTATGTCAATAAAATTTACAAACTCGCCCTGGCGCCAGGCGGAGGAAATCCTCAGTCTTACGGACCCGATAATGTGTGAAATTATCAAACAGTATGGTCCTTGTACACTTGAGCCAAAACAGCAATATTTTTCACTCTTGTGTCAGTCAATTATTTCACAGCAGTTGGCTGCCAAGGCTGCTGATGCCATAAATCACCGCTTTATTACTTTTTATGGCGGTAATCCCACACCGGATTCAGTAGCCGATACCTCATGGGAAGAACTTCGGAGCTTAGGCTTATCAGGTCAAAAAACCGGCTATATTCTTGATCTTGCCCGGAAAACGCTTGACGGCACTGTCACACCTGATTCATTTTCCGGCATGCCTGACGAAGACATTATTAAGCAGCTAATCGCGGTCAAAGGTATTGGTCTCTGGACTGCGCAGATTTTTTTAATCTTTGCTTTAAACCGACCTGACGTTTTCCCATCTGATGATTTGGGACTAAAAAAGGCTGTACAAAAATTGTACAACCTTGACGTTTTGCCAAACAAAATTTTACTAAGCAACATATCTGAAAAGTGGCGGCCGTACCGCACAACCGCCAGCTGGTACCTGTGGCGAAGTCTCGAGAATAAGTAACTCCTATAGCTTGCGGCTGCCGCGCTTGGTTAGAACAATGCCTTCCTTGCACAGCGGGCAGTCGTCAGGCTGATAGGTGGGAATCGTAAGATGCAGGAGAGCTTGAGCCGGAATACCGAAGTCTGCCTTGCCGCCGCTGCGGTCAACCAACATACCCACGGCCACCGGGATGCCGCCGTGCTCACGCACTACGTCAATAACCTCTTTTACTGAACCACCGGTAGTTACAATATCTTCAACAATGAGCACCCGCTGACCTTGCTCAATGACAAAACCGCGCCTTAAAGCCATCTTGCCGTTTTCACGTTCAGTGAAAATAGCGCGAGTGCCAAGATGCTTACCCACTTCATGGGCCAGAATGATACCACCGGTTACCGGACCGACCACAAGTTCAATGTTGTCATTGGTAAACCGTTCAGCTAAAGCAGCGCATAGCTTTTCTGTATGTTTCGGATACTGCAATACCTGGAATTTCTCTACATACAGCGGACTGTGCAAGCCCGAAGTGAGCAAAAAATGTCCTTCCAGGATCGCGCCTGTTTCAATAAATAGTTGACGTACTTCCGCTTCATTCATCATGCGTTCCTCATTTCCTCTAAAATAGCCAGGGCTGCGGTACGCCGGTCTTGAGCCGCCGTAATCGGACGGCCTACTACCAGATAATGGGCTCCGGATTTTAAGGCGTCTGACGGCGTAGCTACCCGGCTTTGATCGTTTAGTGCAGCACCTTTAGGACGGACACCGGGCGTAATAATGGCAAAGTCTTTACCGCACGCCTCCCGGATAATCTCGGCTTCTTGCGGTGAAGCTACAACTCCGTCTAAACCCGCCTCCTTGGCCATCTGTGCCAGATGGACAACCTGGTCCGAAATGCCGGCGGCACACCTGAGTGAAGCCCACTCGGTGCTGTCTATACTTGTCAATACTGTGACCGCAATAAGTTTGGGACGCGGAATCGAAAGACTTGCAGCCGTTTCTGCAACTTTTTGGGCGGCTGCGCGCATCATGGCCGGACCGCCTGAAGAATGAACATTAAGCATTGCTACGCCCAGTCTGGTCAGTGAGGCTGCCCCCTGCGCCACAGTGTTAGGAATATCATGCATCTTTAGATCAAGAAAAACCTCTTTACCCAACCCGCGCAAATAAGTAAGGCACTCCATACCTACGCTATAAAAGAGCTGCATACCCACCTTATAATAACTGACTGCATCCCCCAGTTCTTCAACCAGTTGCCGCATCTCAGCCATAGTATCAACATCAAGTGCTACAATCAATCGGTTGCGTACTTGATCCATCTATATATCCTCCATCAATGCCATTTAACAGTTAACCTTGCCAACAAGCTCCCTCACATGCTTTAAGCCGCGTTCGGCCAAGTAGTCCTTAATTCCCTGAGCTACTTCGGCAGATACGTACGGATTGATAAAGTTGGCCGTACCCACCGCCACTGCGCTGGCGCCGGCCAGTATAAATTCTACCGCATCAGCGGCCGTCATTATCCCGCCCATGCCAATAACCGGCACTTTAACAGCTTTTGCTACCTGCCACACCATACGTACAGCCACCGGTTTGACAGCCGGTCCGGACAAACCGCCAACCGTATTGCCTAAAACCGGCCGCCAGCTACCGATGTCAATAGCCATGCCGAGCAGTGTATTAATAAGCGAGATAGCGTCAGCACCGGCCGCTTCCACTGCTTGTGCCATGAGCACAACATCAGTAACGTTAGGTGACAGTTTGACAATGACCGGCAGGCTTGTCCTGGCTTTTACTTCCCGCACTACTTGCGTGGCACTGTCCGGGCAGGTGCCAAAAGCAATCCCGCCCTGTTTGACATTAGGACAGGAAATATTTACTTCAAGACCGGCAACACCTGATTTGTCAAGGCGCGCCGCCAGTTCGCCGTATTCTTCAACTGTATTGCCGGAAATGTTGACAATAACCGGTACTTGATAGTTTTTCAGCTTAGGTAATATCCGGGAAATAAATCCTTCAACCCCGGGATTTTCCAGACCGATGGAGTTTAGCATACCTGCGGGAGTCTCAGCCATACGTCTGCCGCTGTTGCCGGCTCTGGGCGCAAGGGTTGTGCCTTTTACTACTATTGCCCCTACTTGGTTTAAATCAACAAAATCGCTGTATTCAAGACCAAAGCCGAATGTTCCTGACGCCGTCATAACCGGCGTCTTCATTTTTATGCCGGCAATATCGACAGTTAACATGTCATTCATTACACTCACCATGCCACCTCCCCAGCCCAAAAGACCGGGCCGTCAGTACAAACCTTGTGACGCTTGCCGCTGGTACCAGCACAGGTGCAAGACAGGCAGGCGCCAACGCCGCAGGCCATATATTCTTCCAGCGATACCTGGCAGGGAATATCATGGCTTGCCGCTATTTGAGCCACACCTTTGAGCATGGCGTAAGGGCCGCAGGCATAAATGATATCAAACTTTCCCTGTTCTAATAGCTGGGGCAGCAGATCTACCGTAAAACCCCGATGACCGATACTGCCGTCATCAGTAGTAATATGTATGTTTTTACAAATTTTGGCATAAATATCAGGCCAAAACAATTCTTGTTCATTGCGCCCGCCCATCAGTACAGTTGCCGTCCGGGAGCAAAATGCCCGGGCCAGCATAACAAGCGGCGCCAGACCCATGCCACCCCCGACAAGGAGGGGGCGCTGGCCGGTCAATGCAAAACCGTTGCCGAGCGGCCCCATACAATCTATAGTATCTCCCGGCTTTAGTTTGGCCATTAACGCCGTCCCGCGACCGACAATACGATAAATAATTGTCAGAATTCCTCTATCGGCGTTACAGTCAGCAATACTAAACGGCCGCCGCAGGAGCGGTTCTAACGTATCGGCCACCCGGATGTGGACAAACTGACCTGGACAGGCTATCCGGGCAATATCAGGCACAACCATCGCCAGTTGCATTACATCGCCAGCAATAGTATTTTGTTCAACAACCTGAGCTTGAACACTGGTTTTTACCATGGGCTGTTTCGCCTCCGCTTACATAGTCCTGCAGCGCCAGCACATAGAGAAACTTACTCTGACGCTTAATGCTTAATACGTCAAGAACAGCCTTGGCCGTGTCCATGGATGTCAAGCATAAAACGGCATGCTCTACTGATGCCCTTCTGATTTTGAAGCCGTCGCTTTCAGCGTCCCGCCCCTTGGTCAGCGTATTAACAACCATATTTATTTTTCCGGCTTTAATCATCTCGACAATTTCCGGCTGCTGTTCATGGAGCTTGGGTACCAAACCGACTTTTAAGCCAAGTGACCGGAGATATTCGCCGGTACCGCTGGTGGCTATAAGTTCATAACCCATTTGGACAAACTCCTTAGCAATCTCGCCCGCCTCAGGTTTGTCTTTATCAGCAACGGTGAACAGGACAGTACCTTCTTGCGGCACATTCATACCTGCGCCAATAATTCCTTTATATAGTGCTCTGGGATAGTTATAGTCAATGCCCATGACTTCGCCGGTAGACTTCATCTCTGGTCCCAGCGAGATATCTACTTGCTGCATCTTGGCAAATGAGAACACCGGCACTTTGACGGCAATGTACGGTTTGGCCGGCAGAAGCCCCGTAGGATACCCTAAACTTTTCAGGGTTTCCCCAATAGCTATCCGAGTAGCCACATTAACCATAGGTACATCGGTAATTTTGCTCAAGAAGGGGATTGTCCGGCTGGACCGGGGGTTTACTTCCAGAACATATACCGCCTCATCGACAATTACATACTGAATATTAATTAAACCTTTTACCTGCAGTCCTTTGGCCAACCGGCCGGTATAATCGACAATTGTGTCAATCACTTTCTGGGACAGCGTCTGCGGCGGATATACGGCGATACTGTCGCCGGAATGTACGCCGGCGCGTTCGATATGTTCCATAATGCCGGGGATGAGGAAGTCTTGTCCGTCAGAAATGGCGTCAACTTCAACCTCAGTACCCTGCATATAGCGGTCTACCAGCACCGGATGCTCGGGAGAAGCTTTGACCGCCCGCTCCATATAATCCCGTAACTCAGTTTCGTTATATACAATTTCCATAGCCCGCCCGCCTAATACATAGGACGGACGAACGACAACAGGATAACCAATGCGCTCGGCTGCTTCCACAGCCATTGCCGCATCAGTAATAGTTGCACCCTGCGGGCGCGGAATATTGAGCCGTTCCAACAGTTCGTCAAACTTTTCCCGGTCTTCGGCCCGGTCGATATTCTCAACACTGGTGCCGAAAATTTTTATTCCGGCTTTAGCCAGCGGCCCGGCCAGGTTGATGGCTGTCTGTCCGCCAAACTGG is a window of Sporomusaceae bacterium ACPt DNA encoding:
- the pyrE gene encoding Orotate phosphoribosyltransferase; the protein is MMNEAEVRQLFIETGAILEGHFLLTSGLHSPLYVEKFQVLQYPKHTEKLCAALAERFTNDNIELVVGPVTGGIILAHEVGKHLGTRAIFTERENGKMALRRGFVIEQGQRVLIVEDIVTTGGSVKEVIDVVREHGGIPVAVGMLVDRSGGKADFGIPAQALLHLTIPTYQPDDCPLCKEGIVLTKRGSRKL
- the pyrF gene encoding Orotidine 5'-phosphate decarboxylase, which encodes MDQVRNRLIVALDVDTMAEMRQLVEELGDAVSYYKVGMQLFYSVGMECLTYLRGLGKEVFLDLKMHDIPNTVAQGAASLTRLGVAMLNVHSSGGPAMMRAAAQKVAETAASLSIPRPKLIAVTVLTSIDSTEWASLRCAAGISDQVVHLAQMAKEAGLDGVVASPQEAEIIREACGKDFAIITPGVRPKGAALNDQSRVATPSDALKSGAHYLVVGRPITAAQDRRTAALAILEEMRNA
- the pyrD gene encoding Dihydroorotate dehydrogenase B (NAD(+)), catalytic subunit; the protein is MSVMNDMLTVDIAGIKMKTPVMTASGTFGFGLEYSDFVDLNQVGAIVVKGTTLAPRAGNSGRRMAETPAGMLNSIGLENPGVEGFISRILPKLKNYQVPVIVNISGNTVEEYGELAARLDKSGVAGLEVNISCPNVKQGGIAFGTCPDSATQVVREVKARTSLPVIVKLSPNVTDVVLMAQAVEAAGADAISLINTLLGMAIDIGSWRPVLGNTVGGLSGPAVKPVAVRMVWQVAKAVKVPVIGMGGIMTAADAVEFILAGASAVAVGTANFINPYVSAEVAQGIKDYLAERGLKHVRELVGKVNC
- the pyrK_2 gene encoding Dihydroorotate dehydrogenase B (NAD(+)), electron transfer subunit, which gives rise to MVKTSVQAQVVEQNTIAGDVMQLAMVVPDIARIACPGQFVHIRVADTLEPLLRRPFSIADCNADRGILTIIYRIVGRGTALMAKLKPGDTIDCMGPLGNGFALTGQRPLLVGGGMGLAPLVMLARAFCSRTATVLMGGRNEQELFWPDIYAKICKNIHITTDDGSIGHRGFTVDLLPQLLEQGKFDIIYACGPYAMLKGVAQIAASHDIPCQVSLEEYMACGVGACLSCTCAGTSGKRHKVCTDGPVFWAGEVAW